From Aristaeella lactis, the proteins below share one genomic window:
- a CDS encoding PhoH family protein, whose amino-acid sequence MPEATELELTAESMDAYVSLFGMNDRNIALIEQECNVSIALRRNHLVITGEEKDRELVGQVITLLLEMIHRNENVDRIRIRYTIAMVREGKVSQIEENLKRVIAVTHRGKEITCKTVGQKLYVDTIRNHVLTFAVGPAGTGKTYLAMALAVMALKNKEVERIILTRPAVEAGEKLGFLPGDLTQKVDPYLRPLYDAMYDFMGSDSYNKLIERGIVEVAPLAYMRGRTLSDAFIILDEAQNTTSEQMKMFLTRMGFRSRVVVTGDITQTDLPAGKKSGLAEAVNLLRNIPEIGIVELSGKDIVRHELVQQIVEAYEKTRVSDQVSGKDEQ is encoded by the coding sequence TTGCCTGAAGCAACAGAACTCGAACTTACAGCTGAGTCCATGGATGCCTATGTTTCACTTTTCGGAATGAATGACCGCAACATCGCGCTGATCGAACAGGAATGCAACGTCAGCATCGCGCTGCGCCGCAATCATCTTGTGATTACCGGTGAGGAAAAAGACAGGGAGCTTGTGGGACAGGTTATTACGCTTCTCCTTGAAATGATCCACAGGAATGAAAACGTTGACCGGATCAGGATCCGTTATACCATCGCCATGGTGCGCGAAGGAAAAGTATCTCAGATCGAGGAAAACCTGAAAAGGGTTATTGCCGTAACACACCGCGGCAAAGAGATCACCTGCAAAACAGTCGGTCAGAAACTCTATGTGGATACCATCCGGAACCATGTACTCACTTTTGCGGTCGGTCCTGCCGGAACAGGCAAAACCTACCTGGCCATGGCCCTGGCTGTGATGGCTCTGAAAAACAAGGAAGTTGAAAGAATCATCCTCACAAGGCCGGCTGTTGAGGCTGGGGAAAAACTTGGTTTCCTGCCCGGAGACCTGACCCAGAAGGTGGATCCTTATCTTCGTCCCCTTTATGATGCCATGTATGATTTCATGGGTTCAGATTCCTATAACAAGCTCATTGAACGCGGTATCGTTGAAGTGGCCCCGCTGGCTTATATGCGCGGACGCACCTTGTCAGATGCCTTTATTATCCTGGATGAGGCGCAGAATACCACATCAGAGCAGATGAAAATGTTCCTGACACGCATGGGATTCCGTTCCAGGGTTGTTGTTACAGGCGATATTACCCAGACAGATCTTCCCGCAGGCAAGAAATCCGGCCTGGCGGAAGCTGTGAACCTTCTGCGGAATATCCCGGAAATCGGTATTGTGGAGCTGTCCGGCAAGGATATTGTCCGGCACGAACTGGTACAGCAGATCGTTGAAGCATACGAAAAAACACGTGTTTCGGATCAGGTATCCGGAAAGGACGAACAATGA
- the ybeY gene encoding rRNA maturation RNase YbeY, which produces MLIDWDIRYQTDDDILEKMQAAADLCLKCENVSAHCAISVCMCDDETIQEINRQYRGIDRSTDVLSFPSVRYPEGKTAGSCPALLRQEYDDEYGSVFLGDLFISVPHMAAQAREYGHSEMREAVYLLVHGICHLMGYDHIEDDDKKRMRAMEKKILSAASVTRDTDPEKDEQLLETAREAMKKSYSPYSSYPVGAALHSTDGRIFTGCNIENASFGLTNCAERTALFKAVSEGALSFDTIAIAATTKAWPCGACRQVLNEFAPDIRILVTWPGHVEEKKLTELLPEGFGPHSMDQ; this is translated from the coding sequence GTGCTGATTGATTGGGATATAAGATATCAGACTGATGATGATATCCTGGAGAAAATGCAGGCCGCGGCGGATCTTTGCCTGAAATGTGAAAACGTTTCTGCGCATTGTGCTATTTCCGTATGCATGTGCGATGATGAAACCATTCAGGAAATCAATAGACAATACAGGGGGATCGACCGCTCCACGGACGTATTATCGTTTCCTTCAGTGCGTTATCCGGAAGGGAAAACAGCAGGCAGCTGTCCTGCTCTTCTCAGGCAGGAATATGATGATGAATACGGATCGGTTTTCCTGGGGGATTTGTTTATCTCAGTTCCCCATATGGCAGCTCAGGCCAGGGAATACGGCCATTCTGAAATGAGGGAGGCGGTATACCTCCTGGTTCACGGGATCTGTCATCTGATGGGATATGATCATATAGAAGACGATGATAAGAAAAGGATGAGAGCAATGGAGAAAAAGATTCTTTCAGCCGCTTCCGTAACACGGGACACAGATCCGGAAAAAGACGAACAGCTGCTGGAAACGGCACGGGAAGCCATGAAAAAAAGTTATTCGCCTTATTCATCCTATCCAGTTGGCGCGGCACTGCATTCCACTGACGGAAGGATCTTTACAGGATGCAATATTGAAAACGCTTCCTTCGGATTAACAAACTGCGCGGAACGTACAGCACTGTTCAAGGCGGTCAGCGAAGGCGCGCTTTCCTTTGATACCATCGCTATCGCCGCCACGACAAAAGCCTGGCCCTGCGGCGCATGCAGGCAGGTACTGAACGAATTCGCGCCGGATATCAGGATCCTTGTCACATGGCCGGGCCATGTTGAGGAGAAAAAACTTACAGAGCTGCTGCCTGAAGGTTTCGGGCCGCACAGCATGGATCAGTAA
- a CDS encoding HD family phosphohydrolase, with product MTENKAEKGRNFRDSFRKWLHSSQSTCLLMILAAFLIILGLLLCVCTPRKYDLRVNSISHVTIDATKDVIDKVTTEQLQNAAAEQVTPNYHYKQGVKEEVLTSLADAFQELRSIQQYGLTLRTDENGQLIADRPFSEEEIEYAFSMVDILELNRAQMEIILRSDTNEFEKMVSTVTKAVENSLNSSTIREGQVSQAINLIQQNVGYSLDISFTQIIVPTVLRTCIKPNMIIDPAETEEARQKARDAVEPIVYLQGQNIIREGDRITLSQVEMIRSLGMLNENDYDYSVYYGASIIVLVSMVILLMMLRLLLKDVLTDIRKLAVILIILVLCVGSAVLATLLPSIYIIPISLGAILGTVLIGYRAGLVLTVPLTLLFAAITSCSSTTSFYDVVLITANTLSCGVATVWFLKGRPQRIRVLLSGLIAAVFNVVMIAGIKLLTSAETLNMVQTGVWTIAGSLLSGTIAVALQPAFEAVFHLATPSRLLEIANPNHPLMKRLMIEAPGTYHHSIIVANLAEAAADKIGANAYLARAGAYYHDIGKLKRPGYFSENQHGTNPHEKTDPYISAAILTSHTKDGALMAQKAHLPPEIQDIILQHHGVTPVMFFYHKALQLSDGKHVDINDFRYSGPKPRTREASIVMMADSIEAAVRSMKDPTPKAIDQYIERLIRGKLEDGQLSECPLSLHDIDEICSAFSGILKGVYHERIEYPKVEKYAVQPGTKTSQTVSEDESVKNTEKSSDSDQANENRNAAEKKVNAAEKPDEQNNAVQETGREAESAD from the coding sequence ATGACAGAGAACAAAGCTGAAAAAGGAAGGAATTTCAGGGATTCTTTCCGGAAATGGCTGCACTCTTCACAAAGCACATGTCTCCTGATGATCCTGGCCGCTTTTCTGATTATCCTCGGCCTGCTGTTATGTGTGTGTACTCCGCGTAAATACGACCTTCGTGTCAATTCAATCTCCCATGTCACGATTGACGCCACGAAGGATGTCATCGATAAGGTCACAACAGAGCAGCTGCAGAACGCAGCCGCGGAACAGGTTACGCCGAATTATCATTATAAACAGGGAGTTAAGGAAGAAGTACTTACATCCCTTGCCGACGCTTTCCAGGAGCTTCGTTCCATCCAGCAATACGGACTGACGCTGAGAACGGACGAAAACGGTCAGCTGATTGCGGACCGTCCGTTTTCCGAAGAGGAGATCGAGTATGCTTTCTCCATGGTGGACATTCTTGAACTGAACCGTGCCCAGATGGAAATCATCCTCAGGTCTGATACAAATGAATTTGAAAAAATGGTCAGTACCGTCACGAAAGCTGTGGAAAATTCCCTGAACTCGTCCACAATCCGTGAGGGACAGGTGAGCCAGGCGATCAACCTCATTCAGCAGAACGTCGGATATTCGCTGGACATTTCGTTCACCCAGATCATCGTACCGACTGTCCTGCGGACCTGTATCAAGCCGAATATGATCATAGATCCGGCAGAAACAGAAGAGGCCCGCCAGAAAGCCAGGGACGCGGTTGAACCGATCGTTTACCTGCAGGGGCAGAACATTATCCGTGAAGGAGACCGTATCACCCTCAGCCAGGTCGAAATGATCAGAAGCCTGGGCATGCTGAATGAAAATGACTATGATTACTCCGTCTATTACGGAGCATCCATTATTGTGCTTGTTTCCATGGTGATCCTTCTGATGATGCTCCGGCTGCTGCTGAAGGACGTACTGACGGATATCCGGAAACTGGCGGTTATCCTGATCATCCTTGTTCTTTGCGTCGGATCAGCCGTCCTGGCCACGCTGCTTCCCAGCATCTATATTATTCCGATATCCCTTGGTGCGATCCTCGGAACGGTTCTCATCGGTTACAGGGCAGGACTTGTCCTGACGGTTCCGCTAACGCTGCTTTTTGCCGCCATTACTTCCTGCAGCAGCACTACATCATTCTACGATGTTGTGCTTATCACAGCCAACACGCTGTCCTGCGGTGTGGCGACAGTCTGGTTCCTGAAGGGCAGGCCCCAGCGTATACGCGTATTGCTGTCAGGACTGATCGCCGCGGTTTTCAATGTTGTGATGATCGCCGGCATCAAACTGCTCACCTCCGCGGAAACGCTGAATATGGTTCAGACCGGAGTCTGGACCATAGCGGGCAGTCTGCTGAGCGGCACCATCGCCGTGGCTCTGCAGCCTGCCTTTGAGGCGGTATTCCACCTGGCTACGCCCAGCAGGCTCCTGGAAATTGCCAATCCAAATCATCCTCTTATGAAACGGCTGATGATCGAGGCGCCCGGAACCTATCACCATTCCATCATCGTCGCGAACCTGGCGGAAGCAGCCGCGGATAAGATCGGCGCCAACGCTTACCTGGCCCGTGCCGGCGCGTATTATCACGATATCGGAAAACTGAAACGGCCGGGTTATTTCAGCGAAAACCAACACGGGACCAATCCGCACGAAAAAACAGATCCTTATATTTCCGCCGCTATCCTGACCTCCCATACAAAGGACGGCGCGCTGATGGCCCAGAAGGCACACCTGCCTCCTGAAATCCAGGATATTATCCTGCAGCATCATGGCGTGACTCCTGTGATGTTCTTCTATCATAAGGCGCTTCAGCTGTCTGACGGCAAACATGTGGATATTAATGATTTCCGTTATTCTGGTCCCAAACCCAGGACCCGTGAAGCTTCCATTGTGATGATGGCGGACAGTATTGAGGCCGCGGTCCGTTCCATGAAGGATCCTACACCTAAAGCCATTGACCAGTATATTGAACGCCTCATCCGCGGAAAACTGGAAGACGGACAGCTCAGTGAATGCCCGCTTTCACTGCATGACATTGATGAGATCTGCAGTGCTTTCTCCGGCATCCTTAAAGGCGTTTATCATGAAAGAATAGAGTATCCCAAAGTGGAGAAATACGCTGTTCAGCCCGGAACAAAAACGAGCCAGACTGTTTCAGAAGATGAATCCGTAAAGAACACGGAAAAGTCTTCGGATTCTGATCAGGCCAATGAGAACAGAAACGCGGCGGAAAAGAAAGTGAATGCCGCGGAAAAGCCTGATGAACAGAATAATGCCGTTCAGGAGACCGGCAGGGAGGCAGAAAGTGCTGATTGA
- a CDS encoding alpha-isopropylmalate synthase regulatory domain-containing protein produces MSKNELVHVSDCTLPQSENQCELSFREKIELCRLIDKLGVSSIDLCPIRQKKIDRLLVKSICSAVKNAAVSVPVDLMDKESVQITWEAMKEAVNPRLQVAAPVSSVQMEYILHMKADAACRKVEEMVRCCRELTENVEFIAQDATRSDCSFLVKVITAAIGAGASVVTLCDTAGAMMPEEISAWLESLKKEIPDLSKTTLGFYCSGELNMADANAVSAIRCGVREIKATACSATAISLPNIVRILNAKGGTMGVCTDIGVEKIRKITGQVNTICQASGRKSEIGSGFSDEESDADYLLSIHDSMETVIRAAEKLGYDLNADDQQKIWKSFCQTVEKKEHITLKELDAIIAAEAMQVPPAYHDIHYMISTGNQIGAVAHMKLMFHNQEIEGTASGDGVIDAAFNSVEQATGRHFELDDFQIQSVTEGREAMGETVVRLRWEGKLYSGRGISTDIVGAGIMAYINAVNKIVYEEEEA; encoded by the coding sequence ATGAGTAAAAACGAACTTGTCCATGTCAGTGACTGTACGCTGCCCCAGTCTGAAAACCAGTGTGAACTCAGTTTCAGGGAAAAAATAGAATTATGCCGCCTGATCGATAAGCTCGGTGTTTCTTCCATAGATCTCTGCCCGATCAGGCAGAAGAAAATAGACAGGCTTCTTGTGAAATCCATCTGTTCAGCCGTGAAAAATGCAGCTGTTTCGGTTCCTGTGGACCTGATGGATAAGGAATCTGTCCAGATCACCTGGGAAGCCATGAAGGAAGCCGTCAATCCCAGGCTGCAGGTCGCTGCTCCTGTCAGTTCCGTTCAGATGGAATATATCCTCCATATGAAAGCGGATGCTGCCTGCCGGAAAGTGGAGGAAATGGTCCGGTGCTGCCGTGAGCTGACAGAAAACGTGGAGTTTATCGCGCAGGACGCAACCAGAAGCGACTGCTCTTTCCTTGTGAAGGTGATCACCGCTGCCATCGGTGCCGGCGCTTCTGTTGTTACGCTGTGTGACACTGCCGGTGCCATGATGCCGGAGGAAATATCCGCCTGGCTTGAATCACTGAAAAAAGAGATTCCGGATCTGAGCAAAACAACCCTCGGGTTTTATTGCTCCGGTGAACTGAACATGGCGGACGCCAACGCTGTGTCCGCCATCCGCTGCGGAGTAAGGGAGATCAAAGCCACTGCCTGCAGCGCTACCGCGATATCGCTGCCGAATATTGTTCGCATCCTGAACGCCAAGGGCGGCACCATGGGTGTCTGCACAGACATCGGTGTCGAAAAAATCCGGAAGATCACCGGACAGGTGAATACAATCTGCCAGGCCTCCGGACGGAAATCCGAGATCGGTTCCGGCTTCAGTGATGAGGAATCTGACGCGGATTATCTTCTGAGCATCCACGACAGTATGGAAACCGTGATACGGGCTGCCGAAAAACTCGGTTATGATCTGAACGCTGACGATCAGCAGAAGATATGGAAAAGCTTCTGCCAGACAGTAGAAAAAAAGGAACATATTACCCTGAAGGAACTGGATGCGATCATAGCTGCTGAAGCGATGCAGGTTCCTCCCGCCTATCATGATATTCATTACATGATCAGCACAGGCAACCAGATCGGCGCCGTCGCGCATATGAAGCTGATGTTCCATAATCAGGAAATTGAAGGAACCGCTTCCGGAGACGGTGTTATTGACGCAGCGTTCAATTCCGTTGAACAGGCAACCGGCAGGCACTTCGAGCTGGATGACTTCCAGATCCAGTCCGTTACAGAAGGACGGGAAGCCATGGGTGAAACAGTTGTCCGTCTCCGCTGGGAAGGAAAACTGTATTCCGGCCGAGGTATATCAACTGATATCGTCGGTGCAGGCATTATGGCTTACATCAACGCCGTCAACAAGATCGTCTATGAGGAGGAAGAAGCATGA